The window CTGCACAAGCAATGGCTGAATGCTGGTGGGGCGATTACCTTTCTCTGTTGTTGGCATGTGTTCTATCTTTTTTGAAGGTTTGCTACTACCTTTTTTTTAAATTCATCTTCGGTCAATTTTAAATCCTCGTAAGAAAATAATGTGAGAGGCCAGAGAGAATGTTCTAAGGCTAAATCAACAGCAAAGGAAATCTTACGCATACCTTCTGTAGAGGCACATAAGTAGCGATGGCGAACCTTCCTGTTTAGCTTATACTTTTTATCGACTAGTACTTCAGCATCTTAATTCATAGAACTAAAGATGCATTAAACTGTTGATTGTGATAAAGTTGCGGGAGCATGAGCAGGGAAGTTACTTTATCGACATCAGAAAAGGAGTATTTACAGGGGATACTAAAGAAGGGCAGGCATTCTGTTCGGAAAGTAAAACGCGCCAGGATACTTCTCCTTTTATCAAGAGGAATGAGTGCAGAAGAGATAGCTTCTAAAGCAGATGTAGTTTTATCAACGGTTTATAAGATCTGGAACAGATATTTAGAAGTGGGTAAGGATGCCAAAGAGGCTATTGAAGAAAAACCTCGTTCAGGTCAGCCGCCCAAGCTCACTTATGAGGTGAAGGCAAAGATTACCGCCCTTGCCTGCAGCGATCCTCCTGAGGGTAATGAATACTGGACTCTTCAGATGATTTGTGATAAAGTGGTAGAGTTGGGGTATGTTGAGAAGATTTCTACAGAGCCAGTGAGGAAGTATTTGAAAAAAAGCTCATCAAGCCCTGGCAAAAGAAGCAATGGGTTATCGGGCAAATAGATGAAGAATATATTAGCAGGATGGAAGCAGTGCTGGACACCTACCAAAGAGATGCTGAACCTGGAGAAGTAAGGCTATGCCTGGATGAGCGGCCATGCCAACTCCTGGAAGATGTAAGGGAGCCTCTGCCTATGAAAGAAGGCAGATCCCGCAAACAGGACAGTGAGTACAAAAGGAATGGCGTATGCAACATCTTCTTGGCCTATGACATGGATAAAGCAGAGCGCTACTGCCAAACCACAGTAAGAAGAACAAAGGCAGACTTTGCCCTTTTTCTTGATAGGCTCCTTACGGAGAAGTACCCTGATGCCAGCAAGGTCACAATCGTGCTGGACAACCTTAACATCCATGGCTACGGCTCTTTCTTTGCTGCCCTACCCGAAAAAAGAGCTATGGAACTAAGGGAAAAAATCAGCTTCTGCTACACTCCTAAGCATGGAAGCTGGCTCAACATGGCAGAAATTGAATTCTCCGCTCTGAGCCGCCAGTGCCTAAAGCAAAGAATAGGATCAATTAATAAAATGAAAAGAATAGTCGAAGCCTGGCAGCAACAGCGAAATCAGCGAAAAGTAAAAATATGCTGGAGCTTTACCTCCAACGATGCGCACCAAACCTTTAAGAAATTTTACCCTGAAGTGGAGTTCGAAAATTAAAATGTTACAGTACTAGCCTGACCTTATCTTTGAGCATATGAAAAGAAATTGAGTCATTGCTCTTATTATAGAATTCAATACTATCAAGGGGAACTGTTACCTGCCTGAGTTCAGAGTATACTCCTGCATACCAGTGATTATAAAGTTCGTATCGTAGGTTCGTGCTATCTATTGAAATTGCTATATCATAGTGTCCAGGAAAAAACTTAGTGCCTTTTCTTGAAGTATAGGTACTTTGTCCAAATGCGGCAATCTGGAGACAAGCAATTGATATGATAGTCAGCATTGTCTTTAGCATCGGGTTATAATGAATATCAACGGTGAGTTTATGAAGCGTAGCGATTGAGTGGGAGCTATAGTTTTATATAAATTGATAGCATTTCGTTTATTAGTTCTTAATGCTAAAAAGTTTTGACCATTTCGATTTATTACTCACAAAGAATACTCCGCCTATAAGCATTATTACTCCAAATGAGATTCCGACCATTCCAAAAAAAGAACTTTTTGGTATCCTCGTTAAAACTTCTGCCACAAATGCAGAATACAAACCTATTACTGACCAATACATAAATGAAAAATGCATATACCGCCATTTTCCAGCTGGTTTTTTAATCCATATTGGTATCATCCCTAATCCAATGGTTAAAAAAATCATGACAGTTGTATAATGAAATATTCCCCATCCATTAAACAACCTATAAATCATAAATGCGGTCAGAATTAGTATCCCCATACTTGCTACATAAACATATCCAATTTGCCTGTGCTGTGTTGTTCCTTTTTTCATAATAAGAACTAATGTTCCTGTTACCAAAGCAACAATTGAGGAAATGAGGTGAATTAAACCATATGCGTCTCCGAATAAATATTCCATTTTTGTTTTTGATGAATGCCAACTTCATATCAACAGTTTGGGTAGCAGTTATATGTATTAACAGCTACAGCCTCTGAGACCGCTACTATATTTGCTATAGTTATAGCCCTTAACATATTATTTGTTAGCTGGAAATCTAAACGTTATTTTCCAGGCATCCTCACCCAAATCCCCAGCAACTCCTCTCTGGCCAAACTCTTCAACGCACCCGCATCAGCC of the Flammeovirgaceae bacterium 311 genome contains:
- a CDS encoding transposase (COG3335 Transposase and inactivated derivatives) produces the protein MSAEEIASKADVVLSTVYKIWNRYLEVGKDAKEAIEEKPRSGQPPKLTYEVKAKITALACSDPPEGNEYWTLQMICDKVVELGYVEKISTEPVRKYLKKSSSSPGKRSNGLSGK
- a CDS encoding putative transposase (COG3335 Transposase and inactivated derivatives), producing the protein MEAVLDTYQRDAEPGEVRLCLDERPCQLLEDVREPLPMKEGRSRKQDSEYKRNGVCNIFLAYDMDKAERYCQTTVRRTKADFALFLDRLLTEKYPDASKVTIVLDNLNIHGYGSFFAALPEKRAMELREKISFCYTPKHGSWLNMAEIEFSALSRQCLKQRIGSINKMKRIVEAWQQQRNQRKVKICWSFTSNDAHQTFKKFYPEVEFEN
- a CDS encoding putative integral membrane protein: MEYLFGDAYGLIHLISSIVALVTGTLVLIMKKGTTQHRQIGYVYVASMGILILTAFMIYRLFNGWGIFHYTTVMIFLTIGLGMIPIWIKKPAGKWRYMHFSFMYWSVIGLYSAFVAEVLTRIPKSSFFGMVGISFGVIMLIGGVFFVSNKSKWSKLFSIKN